One genomic segment of Brevibacillus laterosporus LMG 15441 includes these proteins:
- a CDS encoding VWA domain-containing protein — MEPHINKENLNRWRLLLGENSKESLNRIDGYKEADFTYSEIDDILGYLYNREYKEEQGYRVKGGQGGSQLTVPTWIRKIRTIFPKKTVEILEKQAIEKYNMTELLTDKKVLEKLEPNMTLLKNILQFKGYMKGEVVKTAKDMVRRVVEELKKTLEFQIKASVVGKRNYHRRGYIKSIKNLDYKRTIRKNLKNYDKQKKRLFLDEVYFHSNTQQQNKWNIIIAVDESGSMLDSVIYSSVMASIFHQLSSLKTNLIIFDTQVVDLTDQLEDPVDLLMSVQLGGGTHIAKALKYGKTLLENPNKTIFILVSDLEEGYPINDMYRTSKEIIDTGCRFLVLTALDFEGNGVYNQHAARTLADMGAHVAAITPDELARWIGKIITS, encoded by the coding sequence ATGGAACCTCATATAAACAAAGAGAATCTCAATCGCTGGAGGTTATTATTGGGTGAGAATTCCAAAGAATCATTAAACCGTATTGATGGATATAAAGAGGCCGATTTTACCTACTCTGAAATAGATGACATCCTGGGCTACCTCTACAATCGAGAGTATAAAGAAGAGCAAGGGTATCGCGTAAAAGGCGGACAGGGAGGCTCCCAGCTTACTGTTCCTACCTGGATACGTAAAATCCGGACCATTTTTCCGAAGAAAACGGTTGAGATTCTTGAAAAGCAAGCGATTGAAAAGTACAACATGACCGAGCTACTCACGGACAAAAAAGTGCTTGAAAAGCTTGAGCCTAATATGACATTGCTAAAAAATATTCTTCAATTTAAAGGATATATGAAGGGCGAAGTGGTCAAAACCGCCAAGGACATGGTGCGAAGAGTGGTAGAGGAATTAAAAAAAACACTGGAATTTCAAATAAAAGCGAGTGTTGTGGGCAAGCGTAATTATCATCGCAGGGGATACATAAAGTCAATTAAAAATCTGGATTATAAGAGAACAATCAGAAAAAATCTGAAGAATTACGATAAACAAAAAAAACGACTATTTTTAGATGAAGTATATTTTCATAGCAATACCCAGCAACAAAATAAATGGAACATTATTATAGCTGTAGATGAGAGTGGGAGTATGCTGGACTCGGTAATATACAGCTCTGTCATGGCAAGCATTTTTCATCAACTGTCTTCTCTTAAAACAAACCTCATCATTTTTGATACACAGGTAGTAGATTTGACAGATCAATTAGAAGACCCTGTTGATCTATTGATGAGTGTTCAGTTAGGAGGAGGGACACATATCGCAAAGGCGCTGAAATATGGGAAGACTTTGCTTGAAAACCCCAACAAGACAATATTTATTTTAGTGAGCGATTTGGAGGAAGGCTACCCTATTAATGACATGTATCGTACAAGTAAAGAGATTATTGATACGGGCTGTAGATTCTTGGTTTTGACTGCATTGGATTTTGAAGGAAACGGAGTATATAACCAGCATGCCGCACGCACCTTGGCCGATATGGGAGCGCATGTTGCCGCCATTACGCCAGATGAGCTTGCGCGTTGGATTGGTAAGATTATCACCTCATAA
- a CDS encoding DUF5682 family protein — MGRFLQSEEMDQITELCEKKIYNLANQVVYFPIRHHSPACSFHLKKTIEAYKPEIILLEGPENSNHMIEILTHEDTTPPVSIYYAYRKEEHSYACYFPLLDYSPEYVALKEAKRRGIPAQFIDISYGSQQESKEHGHDDEQESRKISYHDETLLASSIFIKQLCQKLNCRHFNELWEKVFEVEGLKKSTKDFVKEVYTYCYFSRMCYEEEMLETEGHLIREAHMKNNIVKAQKEYARILVVTGGFHTYGLLEDRDAIYKIKQVKNEKVYPMVYTFREADHVNGYASGMPYVNYYDTVWRAIQKKRAQPYNKSAVLFLAQLIKSLREKGETASVSDAIEAYHLVQGLTSFRSKSEGGAYELLDAVTSAFVKGEFSLATSRPLDTLRELLTGDKIGKIAKNDLDVPIVRDFKERGKTYKVKLHTTSKNKKTVDLYAKPLHRETSYFFHCLQFLVPEFCQKITGPDWLENRNINLGRETWAYSYSSYIEARLIENSIHGGSVREAAIHKIEECMKELPDHHSRVAAKWLLKSMLMGLEELSSKLFDLVEQFVKKDGSFVSLCQTLQTLTVLSEQKRLFALKETDRLQKLIEETYYHAVTKIYEITKPNPDEINHIVEYLKFLYMLSSKESWGLSVDIFRDQLASLLAVNDILPRLKGVIIAILCNLDVLDREEIALKARAYMLGTPENMLHTAAYLQGVFTIASDVLLHDKQLLEDLNNLIGKLSYEEFLQIAPELRLAFTYFTPMEIMLISEKVAAIFQTTAEDVQAPVIEERLLQQARKMDQAIEKEFAKWNLI, encoded by the coding sequence ATGGGGAGATTTTTACAATCAGAAGAAATGGATCAGATAACCGAGCTATGTGAGAAAAAAATTTATAATCTTGCCAATCAGGTTGTCTATTTCCCGATTCGTCATCACAGCCCTGCTTGTTCTTTTCACCTTAAAAAAACGATTGAGGCCTATAAACCAGAAATTATACTGTTGGAAGGGCCGGAGAATAGCAATCATATGATTGAAATACTGACACATGAGGATACAACGCCACCCGTCAGTATCTATTATGCCTACAGGAAAGAAGAGCATAGCTATGCCTGCTATTTTCCCCTGCTAGATTATTCACCTGAATATGTAGCTTTAAAGGAAGCGAAACGAAGAGGAATTCCCGCCCAATTCATTGATATAAGCTACGGAAGTCAGCAAGAAAGTAAAGAACATGGGCATGATGATGAGCAAGAATCCCGAAAAATCTCTTATCATGACGAAACTTTGCTTGCCAGTTCAATTTTTATTAAACAACTTTGCCAAAAACTGAACTGTCGGCATTTTAATGAGCTTTGGGAAAAGGTTTTTGAAGTGGAAGGACTCAAGAAATCTACTAAGGATTTCGTGAAGGAAGTATATACATACTGTTATTTCTCCAGAATGTGCTATGAGGAAGAGATGCTAGAGACAGAAGGGCACCTCATCCGTGAAGCACATATGAAGAACAATATTGTAAAAGCACAAAAAGAATATGCGAGAATCCTTGTCGTTACAGGAGGATTCCATACCTATGGATTACTAGAGGATAGAGATGCAATCTATAAAATCAAACAAGTAAAAAATGAAAAAGTATATCCGATGGTATATACCTTCCGTGAAGCGGATCACGTAAATGGGTATGCAAGCGGAATGCCCTATGTGAATTACTATGACACGGTCTGGAGGGCAATTCAGAAGAAGCGGGCCCAGCCTTATAACAAAAGTGCGGTTCTGTTCTTGGCCCAATTAATAAAGAGCTTGCGAGAAAAAGGAGAAACGGCGTCAGTTTCAGACGCTATTGAAGCCTATCATTTAGTACAGGGGCTTACTAGTTTTCGTTCCAAATCGGAGGGCGGGGCCTACGAGCTACTTGATGCTGTTACCTCTGCATTTGTAAAAGGCGAGTTCTCACTTGCCACATCACGGCCCTTAGATACATTACGAGAGCTACTCACGGGCGATAAAATTGGGAAAATTGCCAAGAATGATTTAGATGTGCCGATTGTACGCGATTTTAAAGAAAGAGGCAAAACATATAAGGTAAAGCTACATACAACCAGTAAAAATAAGAAAACAGTAGACCTGTATGCTAAACCGCTGCATCGAGAGACTAGTTACTTTTTTCACTGTCTACAGTTTTTAGTACCAGAGTTCTGTCAAAAAATCACGGGGCCTGATTGGCTCGAAAATCGCAATATTAATTTAGGAAGAGAAACCTGGGCCTACAGCTATTCCTCCTACATAGAAGCGAGGCTCATCGAAAATTCGATTCACGGAGGAAGCGTTCGAGAAGCGGCGATTCATAAAATCGAGGAGTGTATGAAGGAGCTTCCGGATCATCATAGCAGAGTGGCAGCTAAATGGCTTTTGAAGTCAATGCTCATGGGACTAGAGGAATTGAGCAGCAAGCTTTTCGATCTGGTTGAACAGTTTGTCAAGAAAGATGGAAGCTTTGTCTCATTGTGTCAAACTCTTCAAACACTTACAGTTCTTTCGGAACAAAAACGCTTATTTGCGCTGAAGGAAACGGACCGATTGCAAAAACTCATAGAGGAAACCTATTACCATGCAGTAACAAAAATCTATGAGATCACAAAGCCTAACCCAGATGAAATAAACCACATCGTAGAATACCTGAAATTTCTTTACATGCTTTCCTCCAAGGAGAGCTGGGGGCTTTCCGTTGATATTTTTAGAGATCAACTTGCTAGCCTCCTTGCCGTCAATGATATTTTACCTCGGCTTAAAGGCGTTATCATCGCTATTTTATGCAATCTAGACGTATTGGATCGAGAGGAAATCGCGTTAAAAGCAAGGGCGTACATGCTTGGTACTCCTGAAAACATGTTGCATACTGCAGCGTATTTACAAGGGGTATTTACAATAGCTAGTGATGTGCTTTTACACGATAAACAGTTGCTAGAGGATTTGAACAATCTAATTGGCAAGCTGTCCTATGAGGAGTTTTTGCAGATCGCACCAGAGCTGCGTTTAGCCTTTACTTATTTTACACCTATGGAGATCATGCTTATTTCAGAGAAAGTGGCCGCTATATTCCAAACTACCGCGGAGGATGTGCAAGCTCCAGTCATTGAGGAACGACTACTGCAACAGGCGAGGAAGATGGATCAGGCTATTGAGAAGGAGTTTGCAAAATGGAACCTCATATAA
- a CDS encoding ATP-binding protein: MMTMKPTMETLYETELKALVANDKGSKPPNWLLSPKSVRDFILGAEAPLKLGEEEITITKKFYGDDVLIERAIVSLAGNRGLMLVGEPGTAKTMLSELLSAAISGISTNTIQGTAGTTEDMIKYSWNYAMLLDKGPSFEALVPSPLYTGMKKGIITRFEEITRCPFEVQDVLISILSDKVMNIPEIEDGILFAKPGFNIIATANIRDKGVNEMSSALKRRFNFETIFPINHVKMEAQIIESQSRNMLQQSGIDIAVDSSIVEVLATTFLELRTGETLEGYKIDSPQAVMSTAEAVSVYVQSAMTSYFYDHKPITLERLVQNMLGAVAKENHKDIHILQTYFSKVVKQRAKEEGLWGDFYNQKKWIR; encoded by the coding sequence ATGATGACCATGAAGCCCACGATGGAAACGTTGTATGAAACCGAGCTAAAAGCCCTAGTAGCTAATGACAAAGGTTCTAAACCTCCAAATTGGCTATTGTCCCCGAAATCTGTCAGAGATTTTATTCTGGGTGCAGAGGCTCCGCTAAAGCTAGGTGAGGAAGAAATCACCATCACGAAGAAATTTTACGGCGATGACGTGCTAATTGAAAGAGCCATTGTCTCATTAGCTGGTAATCGAGGGCTAATGCTAGTGGGTGAACCAGGGACGGCAAAAACAATGCTAAGTGAACTATTATCAGCGGCGATATCAGGAATAAGTACCAATACGATTCAAGGTACTGCTGGGACGACGGAGGACATGATTAAGTATTCCTGGAATTATGCCATGCTATTAGATAAAGGTCCTAGTTTTGAGGCTTTAGTTCCTTCTCCTTTATATACAGGGATGAAAAAAGGCATCATTACCCGTTTTGAAGAGATTACACGATGCCCGTTTGAAGTCCAGGATGTATTAATTAGCATTTTAAGCGACAAGGTGATGAACATACCTGAAATTGAAGATGGGATTTTGTTTGCAAAACCAGGCTTTAATATCATTGCGACGGCAAACATCCGTGATAAAGGCGTAAATGAAATGAGCAGTGCCTTAAAACGTAGATTTAATTTTGAAACGATTTTCCCTATCAACCATGTGAAAATGGAGGCGCAAATCATTGAATCCCAATCTAGGAACATGCTGCAACAAAGTGGGATTGATATTGCTGTTGACTCTTCCATTGTAGAAGTTCTCGCCACCACGTTTTTAGAATTGCGAACAGGAGAAACGCTGGAAGGCTATAAAATTGATAGTCCACAAGCCGTCATGAGTACTGCTGAAGCTGTTTCGGTCTATGTTCAGAGTGCGATGACCTCTTATTTTTATGATCATAAGCCTATTACTTTAGAACGATTGGTTCAAAATATGCTGGGTGCTGTAGCGAAGGAGAATCATAAGGATATTCATATTCTGCAAACCTATTTTTCAAAGGTTGTGAAACAACGGGCAAAGGAAGAGGGCTTATGGGGAGATTTTTACAATCAGAAGAAATGGATCAGATAA
- a CDS encoding FAD-dependent monooxygenase, producing MKNKSFLIIGGGIAGLTAAIALQQLGLDVKVYERFPEIRPAGAGIMIAPNALRALARLGLDKAVQKQGYVSPRGIAILNKQGSVLSEISTSSQQYSTVSIHRAELHQILLSALRPGTVIFGKACSDTNQDEDGVTVTFADQTEVSGDYLLAADGIHSVVRKKLFPSIKLRYSGYTCWRGVAPCWPDSGENSQFTETWAAQGRFGVIPLTNERTYWYALVNGPSGDKRYAEYRIKDIIQIFEGYHSPVAQVLSRTPDDKMIHNDIFDLETPEQFISGRSLLLGDAGHAITPNLGQGACQAIEDALELARCFIQHSTVELAYRAFEMRRIERVRAISQLSLKVGKIAQLDNPLLCGLRNSVMRLTPASLQNKQVSNLFHVEF from the coding sequence ATGAAAAATAAATCTTTTCTGATTATAGGTGGAGGCATTGCTGGCCTGACAGCTGCTATTGCGCTACAGCAATTAGGACTTGATGTAAAAGTGTATGAACGCTTTCCAGAGATTCGCCCTGCTGGAGCTGGAATAATGATCGCTCCTAATGCTTTAAGAGCCCTAGCACGCTTAGGCTTAGACAAAGCAGTGCAAAAGCAAGGCTATGTAAGTCCTAGAGGCATTGCTATTCTAAACAAACAAGGTTCTGTATTATCTGAAATTTCTACAAGCTCACAGCAGTATTCTACGGTATCCATTCATCGAGCGGAATTGCATCAAATCCTACTCTCAGCGCTACGACCAGGCACTGTTATTTTTGGAAAGGCATGCTCTGATACTAACCAGGATGAGGATGGTGTAACCGTTACCTTTGCAGATCAGACTGAGGTTTCGGGAGATTATTTACTTGCGGCAGACGGTATCCATTCGGTTGTAAGGAAGAAGCTGTTTCCTTCCATTAAGCTTCGATACTCGGGCTATACTTGCTGGCGTGGTGTTGCTCCATGCTGGCCAGATTCCGGGGAAAATTCGCAATTTACTGAAACGTGGGCTGCACAGGGACGTTTTGGCGTCATACCATTAACAAATGAACGAACCTATTGGTATGCCTTGGTCAATGGACCATCTGGGGATAAGCGGTATGCAGAGTATCGGATTAAGGATATTATCCAAATATTTGAGGGATATCATTCTCCAGTTGCGCAGGTATTATCAAGAACCCCTGATGATAAGATGATTCATAACGATATATTTGATTTAGAGACTCCTGAGCAATTTATTTCCGGTCGCTCGCTCCTCCTCGGTGATGCGGGACATGCGATAACGCCGAATTTGGGACAAGGGGCTTGCCAGGCAATCGAGGATGCCTTAGAGCTTGCACGTTGTTTCATACAGCATTCAACTGTCGAGTTAGCCTATCGAGCATTCGAGATGCGACGAATAGAAAGAGTAAGAGCAATCTCTCAGCTATCTCTTAAAGTAGGTAAAATTGCCCAATTAGATAACCCACTTCTTTGCGGGTTGCGAAATAGTGTCATGAGACTCACGCCAGCTTCTCTACAAAATAAACAAGTAAGCAATCTATTTCATGTAGAATTTTAA
- a CDS encoding DUF3995 domain-containing protein codes for MDILLGMSVLLLVSISCMHVYWAFGGKWGGSVVIPTDESQQPTFVPGTLATLLVAFLLLGAALLLMARAGSFLSISSHPIVKWGCWICMAVFGLRSVGDGRYVGLFKRMKHTRFSAYDTYLFTPICLWLCFSFLYAISR; via the coding sequence ATGGATATTCTTCTTGGGATGTCTGTCCTACTTTTGGTGAGTATTAGCTGCATGCACGTATATTGGGCGTTTGGCGGAAAGTGGGGAGGAAGTGTTGTTATACCTACCGATGAATCCCAACAGCCTACATTTGTCCCAGGCACCTTAGCTACCTTGCTTGTTGCTTTCCTGTTGCTTGGAGCGGCACTGCTTCTGATGGCACGTGCTGGGAGTTTCTTATCCATTTCCTCTCATCCAATTGTAAAGTGGGGATGCTGGATTTGTATGGCCGTATTTGGACTTAGAAGCGTGGGCGATGGTAGATACGTGGGGTTATTTAAGAGGATGAAGCATACACGTTTTTCTGCGTATGATACTTATCTGTTTACACCGATTTGTTTATGGCTATGTTTCAGCTTTTTATATGCAATCAGTCGATAG
- a CDS encoding TetR/AcrR family transcriptional regulator, protein MLRDVRKQELKEHIFMQALQLFKEKGFENVTVEEITKACGIAKGTFYNYFPKKEAILLHLGKTQLESFYQGVIRYADEPDLKKKLTLLFHNLFARYREHSDLIRLVILELMRSTLHIQEEMGVVQKFLEAIMSILDDAKKSGQLSEHMNTEDVAAVLMGIYFNSLMVWLSQEADVAEIENIFQRQFEIVWQGICHLED, encoded by the coding sequence TTGTTAAGGGATGTAAGGAAACAAGAGCTTAAGGAACACATTTTCATGCAGGCATTACAATTATTTAAAGAAAAAGGCTTCGAGAATGTGACGGTTGAGGAAATTACAAAGGCATGCGGCATCGCGAAAGGCACGTTTTATAATTATTTTCCCAAAAAAGAAGCCATTCTACTTCATCTAGGCAAAACACAACTGGAATCATTTTATCAAGGGGTAATACGCTACGCTGATGAGCCAGATTTAAAGAAAAAGCTCACGCTGCTCTTTCACAATTTGTTTGCACGTTATAGAGAGCATTCCGATTTGATTCGACTCGTTATTTTAGAATTGATGCGTTCTACCTTACATATTCAAGAGGAAATGGGTGTCGTACAAAAATTTCTAGAAGCCATTATGTCCATACTTGATGATGCCAAAAAAAGCGGTCAGCTTTCCGAGCACATGAATACGGAGGATGTTGCTGCTGTGCTTATGGGCATTTATTTTAATTCGCTGATGGTTTGGTTATCTCAAGAAGCGGACGTTGCGGAGATAGAAAACATTTTTCAGCGCCAATTTGAGATTGTCTGGCAAGGTATTTGTCATTTGGAGGATTGA